One part of the Lycium ferocissimum isolate CSIRO_LF1 chromosome 8, AGI_CSIRO_Lferr_CH_V1, whole genome shotgun sequence genome encodes these proteins:
- the LOC132068348 gene encoding phosphoinositide phospholipase C 2-like, with protein sequence MSKQTYRVCFCFRRRFRVVAAEAPSDVKNLFNRYSDNGVMNAENLQRFLIEVQKEENATLEDAQGIMNNLHDLKILNIFHRRGLHLDAFFKYLFADINPPLNPKRGIHHDMNAPLSHYFIYTGHNSYLTGNQLNSDCSDVPIIQALHKGVRVIELDIWPNSAKDDVEVLHGGTLTTPVALIKCLRSIKEHAFSVSEYPVVITLEDHLTTDLQEKAAEMITQTFGDMLFSPDSMKDFPSPESLKRRVLISTKPPKEYLQAKEIKEKDPTIGTDQADTEAWGREISDLKARYRDKDDSDDAEADEDDEGDPTSQQTTAPEYKRLIAIHAGKGKGGLSDWLRVDPDKVRRLSLSEQELQKAVVTHAKEIIRFTQRNLLRIYPKGIRFDSSNYNPFVAWTHGAQMVAFNMQGYGRSLWLMHGMFRANGGCGYVKKPDILLKAGPNNEIFDPQANLPVKTKLKVTVFMGEGWYYDFEHTHFDAYSPPDFYAKIGIAGVPADVIMKKTKTLEDNWIPTWDEQFEFPLTVPELALLRVEVHEYDMSDKDDFAGQTCLPVAELKQGIRAVPLHNRKGEKYNSVKLLMRFEFV encoded by the exons ATGTCGAAACAGACATACCGTGTCTGTTTCTGTTTTCGGCGGCGATTTCGTGTAGTCGCCGCCGAGGCACCTTCAGATGTCAAGAATTTATTCAATCGTTACTCCGATAACGGAGTAATGAATGCTGAAAATCTTCAAAGATTCTTAATTGAGGTTCAAAAGGAGGAAAATGCAACATTAGAGGATGCTCAAGGAATTATGAATAATCTTCATGATCTCAAGATCCTTAATATTTTTCATAGGAGAGGTCTTCATTTGGATGCTTTTTTTAAGTATCTTTTTGCTGATATTAATCCTCCTCTTAATCCTAAACGCGGG aTTCACCATGATATGAATGCGCCTTTGTCTCATTACTTCATATACACAGGCCATAATTCTTATTTAACTGGGAATCAGCTGAATAGTGATTGCAGCGATGTCCCCATAATACAAGCCCTGCACAAAGGTGTACGAGTAATTGAATTGGATATATGGCCAAATTCCGCCAAAGATGATGTGGAAGTTCTGCATGGAGG AACATTGACCACTCCAGTTGCGCTCATCAAATGTTTGAGGTCTATCAAGGAACATGCCTTTTCTGTATCTGAATATCCTGTGGTAATAACACTTGAAGATCATCTAACTACAGATCTTCAGGAAAAAGCTGCAGAG ATGATCACTCAAACTTTTGGAGACATGCTGTTTTCTCCCGATTCGATGAAAGACTTTCCATCCCCAGAATCACTGAAAAGACGTGTTCTAATATCAACTAAGCCACCCAAGGAATACCTTCAAGCGAAGGAAATTAAGGAAAAAGACCCAACGATAGGAACGGATCAAGCTGATACAGAAGCTTGGGGAAGGGAAATTTCAGACCTTAAAGCCAGATACAGGGATAAG GATGATTCTGATGACGCAGAAGCTGACGAAGATGATGAAGGAGATCCCACCTCGCAGCAAACTACAGCACCAGAATATAAGCGTTTAATTGCCATTCATGCTGGAAAGGGGAAAGGTGGACTGTCTGATTGGCTGAGGGTTGATCCTGATAAAGTAAGACGACTTAGCTTGAGTGAGCAAGAACTTCAAAAGGCTGTAGTTACTCATGCAAAAGAAATTATCAG GTTCACTCAGAGGAACTTGCTCAGAATATACCCAAAGGGCATACGTTTTGACTCATCCAATTACAATCCTTTTGTTGCATGGACACATGGAGCTCAAATGGTAGCATTCAATATGCAG GGCTATGGAAGATCACTTTGGTTAATGCATGGTATGTTCAGAGCCAATGGTGGTTGTGGATATGTTAAGAAACCGGATATACTATTGAAAGCAGGTCCCAACAATGAGATCTTCGATCCACAAGCAAATTTGCCAGTCAAAACTAAATTAAAG GTCACTGTATTTATGGGTGAAGGGTGGTATTACGACTTCGAACACACACACTTTGATGCATACTCTCCTCCAGACTTCTACGCAAAG ATAGGAATAGCTGGAGTTCCTGCTGATGTTATAATGAAGAAAACAAAGACTCTTGAGGACAACTGGATACCAACTTGGGATGAACAGTTTGAGTTCCCATTAACAGTTCCTGAATTGGCTCTACTTCGCGTTGAAGTTCATGAGTATGATATGTCTGATAAAGATGATTTTGCTGGCCAAACTTGTTTGCCTGTTGCAGAACTAAAACAAGGTATCCGAGCAGTTCCACTCCACAACCGCAAGGGAGAGAAATACAACTCTGTGAAGCTACTTATGCGTTTCGAATTTGTCTAA
- the LOC132068347 gene encoding LIM domain-containing protein WLIM2b-like: MSFTGTQQKCKACEKTVYPVELLSADGISYHKSCFRCNHCKGTLKLSNYSSMEGVLYCKPHFEQLYKESGNFNKNFQSPAKSAVQSAEKLTPELTRSPSKAASMFSGTQDKCATCGKTAYPLEKVTVESQSYHKSCFKCSHGGCSLNPSNYAALDGILYCKPHFKQLFKEKGSYNHLIKSASMKRPAATVPDS, encoded by the exons ATGTCGTTTACAGGAACTCAACAGAAATGCAAGGCATGTGAAAAGACTGTTTACCCAGTTGAGCTTTTGTCAGCTGATGGGATTAGTTATCACAAATCTTGCTTCAGATGCAACCATTGCAAAGGAACTCTCAAG CTGAGCAATTACTCTTCAATGGAAGGTGTTTTGTATTGCAAGCCTCATTTTGAGCAGCTCTACAAGGAGTCCGGCAACTTCAACAAGAACTTTCAATCCC CTGCGAAGTCAGCTGTGCAGTCAGCTGAGAAGTTGACTCCAGAGCTG ACAAGATCTCCGAGCAAAGCTGCTAGCATGTTTTCTGGGACACAGGACAAATGTGCCACCTGTGGTAAAACGGCTTATCCACTTGAGAAG GTGACAGTGGAGAGCCAAAGTTATCACAAGTCGTGTTTCAAGTGTTCTCATGGTGGATGCTCTTTAAATCCATCGAATTATGCAGCCCTAGATGGGATTTTATACTGCAAACCTCATTTTAAACAACTTTTCAAGGAGAAGGGCAGCTACAATCATTTAATCAAGTCTGCTTCGATGAAGCGTCCAGCAGCAACTGTTCCAGATTCTTAA
- the LOC132068349 gene encoding tyrosine-protein phosphatase DSP3-like yields MSVILDFKDDSYDDMVLVPPTNFCPVENNYIYRSGCPKPSNFPFLQSLNLRSIIYLCPEPYPEENLEFLRNNNIKLYQFGIDGTKEPSNMSSDIIMDALRVIVDVRNQPVLVHCKRGKHRTGCLVGCLRKLQNWCLGAVVEEYKHFAGAKWRETDLKFLESFDVSCIRLCLRALLSTGVLWI; encoded by the coding sequence ATGAGTGTGATTCTTGATTTCAAAGATGATAGTTATGATGATATGGTACTTGTGCCACCAACAAACTTTTGTCCTGTAGAAAATAACTATATTTACAGATCAGGATGTCCTAAACCTTCCAATTTTCCTTTCCTCCAATCACTCAATCTTCGTTCTATCATATACTTATGTCCAGAACCTTACCCCGAAGAAAACCTCGAATTCCTACGTAATAACAACATCAAGCTATACCAATTCGGTATCGATGGAACAAAGGAACCATCAAATATGTCTAGTGATATCATAATGGATGCATTGAGAGTGATAGTTGATGTGAGGAATCAACCTGTTTTAGTACACTGTAAACGTGGAAAACATCGAACAGGTTGTCTTGTTGGATGTTTGAGGAAATTGCAGAACTGGTGTTTGGGTGCTGTGGTTGAAGAATACAAGCATTTTGCTGGAGCAAAGTGGAGAGAAACTGACTTGAAgtttttggagagttttgaTGTTTCATGCATAAGGCTTTGCTTGAGAGCTTTGTTATCTACAGGTGTACTATGGATTTGA